TGCGTTGCCCCTGTGCGGGGCGGCACCTACTTTTCTTTGCAGCGGTGTACAGACTGGAGACATGGTTGACACATGTACGGGGACATCGTTGACACCTGATGGTCAGGGTTTGGGTGCCTTCAGGTCAAGTTTGGCGACCCGCTGATGGGCGAACCAGATCTCGATCACCCCGTCTTCCTTCTCGCTCATGCGGGCTGCTACCTGCAGCCCCTTGAGCGCGATCGACAGCTTCAGTTTCTGGCCGCGCAGGCGCACCACGCCGCTGGCATTGACCCGTAAGACTTCATCGCCACAGCCGTATTCGGGCTCGGGCACCCGCCCGGGCATCGCGCGCAGGCTGCACGCGTAGCGGGTAATGGGCGTGGCCATCCCGAGTGCCTCGTGCGGACGTTCGACGTTGTACACGTGCCGCCAGCGATCCAGTGCCTGCTGCATGTGCGCATGTGTGCTGAAGGCCTGCCGGTCCAGCACTTCGGCCTTCAGCGTGCGGTGAAACCGTTCGTCCTTGCCATTGGTCTGCGGGTGATACGGCCGGCTGTAGCTCACCAGGATGCCCAGCCGGATCAGCCAGACCGCGAGTTCGGTGAGCTGCCCCGGCGCGCTGGGCGAGCCCCACGGCGCGCCGTTGTCGGTGTTGATGCGCGCAGGCAGCCCGTAGCAGCGGAACGCGCGCTCAAGCGCGGCCTGCACGACCTGTGTGGTCGTACGCGAGCAGGCGCTGAGCACGAGGTTGTAGCGCGAGTGATCGTCGATGACCGTCAGCGGCATGCAGCGCCCATCCTTCAGCGTCTGGACGTCGCCCTTGAAGTCCATCTGCCACAGCAGGTTCGGATGCGCGTGCTCGAAGCGCTGCCAGTGCTGGCGCTGCTGCGACGCCTGTTCATCGATGAGCCCGTGGCGGCGCAGGATTTCGGTGATCGTGGCGGGCGCGGGCACCTCAGTCTCGCCCAGATCCTTCAGGCGCCGTTCGATCTTGCGTCCGCCCCAGCCATGTTCGCGACGCAGTTCCAGCACCCGCGCTTCGATGTGTTCAGGTGAGCGCAGGGGGCTGTGGTGCGGGCGTCGGGAGCGGTCGGCCAGCCCGCCGGGGCCTTCGGCCTTGTGACGGTCCAGCCACTTGTAGCCGGTCTGGCGGCTGATCCGGTAGCGCCGGCATAGCTCGCTGAATGACAGAGCCTGTGTGGCGGCCAGGCTGACGAATTCTTCGCGGAGATTCATGGTGTTTTTTGCTTCCCAGGGCATGGTTGAATCCGGGCGTTTGATTACCCGAAAGTGTCAACCATGTCCCTGTACACCTGTCAGCTATGTCTCCAGTCTTTACACAGCGGCAAAGAAAAGTAGGCAAAAGAAAGCCGCTTTTGTACCTCCGGTGCCGGGCAGGATGGCGCTTCAGCATGCCGCAGTTGAGCCATCGCGCAGCAACGTCCGCACTCTGTAGAAAGCCCGCAGTCAACCGCGCACGGCGCGAAAAACCCATACAGTTTGGAGCACATACCGCCGTAATCAGACCGACGGCAAAGGCAAAAAAACGTGCTGACCGAATGTGCCCCAGGTGGATGTCATCTTTCGCGCCGCGTGCGCCTGACTGCGGGCTTTCTACGGAGTGTTTGCGTCGCTGCGCGACAGCTCAAAGACCGTGTGCCGTAGCGTTATCCTGGCGGGCACCGGAGGTTCAAAAGCGGCTTTCTTTTGCCTACTTTTCTTTGCCGCTGCAAAGAAAAGTAGGTGCCGCCCCGCACAGGGGCAACGCAAGAAGCACGGATACGAATTCGCGGATGCCAGCGAAAAAAAAGGTCACCGTGCAGAACCAGCCCGCACAACGATCTGCGCCAACGCATCGCGCTCAATCCGAACAAGAGAACCCTGCGCCTGCGCAAACTCATCAACGCTACAAACCTGATGCCCAAACCGCGCGCGAAGCCGCCGCGTAATCTGCAAAACACGAGTAGAAGGATCAAACACATAATGCGACGCATAGTCAAAAAACCGATCCTTCACAACAGCATCCACAGGCATATCGGTAACGCGAACGGTATCGGGTAGCGTAATCTGCGAAGTCTCATCGAAATCGCCCCCGATACAAACCCACGGCTGCGTCCGCTGCGGCTCAGCGAGCCACGCCTGCACCTGCGTGGCAATCCCCCCCGACAAACTCGTCAACGCAGGCAACGCGGTCGTCCCGTCAGGCCACGTGAAATGCTCCAACGTCCCCTGCATCGCAATCGCAAACGGCCCTGAAGTCGAAGTCAACTCGCCCGGCTGCATCCGGGCAATCCCATGCAACCCCGTCTGCCGCAACCGGTCGGCGGCAATCTGCTGCCAGCGCTGCCGCGTCGCACGTCGGAACACGTTGCGCTCGAGTTCAGCCGGCACACCCACGTCTTCCACACGATACGTGAACGCCGCCGTCCCCGTCCCGTCGATATCGATCGCCAGCCGCGCATTGCGGCCGCGCTCCTGAGTGGGAGGCGTGCGCGCGAGCACGCCGTCATCGACGAGCAGCACGGGACGGTCCATCGCGCTCGGTGGCAGATAGCCGAAGCCGATACCGCCCGCCGTCGTGTCCGCGTACAGGTTCAGCGACGGAATCCACGTGATCGCGTGATTGATCGCGCTTGCGCCGTAGCCCGGCACGTCGGGCAGCGTATAGATGGGCCCGAGATTGAGCAGCACGGCCTGACTGTCGATGCCGACGGCCGCGAGCATCGCGCCGAACAGCGCGACGTGATCCTTGCAGTCGCCATAACGGTTGCGCAGAATATCGCTGGCCTTGTGCGGCACAGCCGCCGTCTCGCCGAGAAACAGCGCGACGTAGCGGATGTTCATGCGCACCCAGTCGTACAGAATCTGCGCCTTCTCGCGCGGGTCGTCGGTGTGCGCCGTCAGCGCCTGCGCAAACTGCGCGATCGCCGGATCGCGCCACGTCGGATCCTGCGCCGCCGTGCGATAACGCTCGGCAAACGACGCGAAATCGCGCGTCGTCGATACCATCAGCCGGTCGCCCCACGTCGCGTAGCCGACTGCCCCCGCTTCGATGGGCGCATACGGTCCATGCCGATACTCGAACGTGTAGCGCGTGCGACCATTCTCCGTAACGGGCGGCAACGCGACATAGCCGCGTGCGTCGGCATAAAGCGGTACGTCGGCGGGCAGATCGAAAATCAGCTGCTGCATATCGACAGGACCGCGCGTGGGCTCGACGAAATACGCAAACGTGCCGCCTTGCAGCGGTATCGAGCGCGTCTTGCGAAACGCGAGATGCACGCGCGATCCCGGTTCGACGCCCGGAAAGATCACCGTGCGCAGCACGCCGTCCTGAAACGTCGGCGCGCCCGCCGAGCGCGGCTCCTGCACGTCGCGGATGCCGTCCGGCCCGACAGGATGCGCGACGCCGTCGCGATCGATCGTCTCCGCCGCGAGCAGCTGCACCTGCTCGATGTCCTTGTTGAACCACACGTAGCGTTGCGCGATATCGTCGACACCGCTCGTCGTGTTCGCGCGCAGGATCGTGTCGTCGTGCTCCTCGATCGAGCCGTCCTTCTGCACGACGAACAGATGGACGTCGCGCTCGATCGTCGACGGCGGAATGTCGTCGGTCGCCACGCGTTCCTGCGCATGCATGGACGCCGCGCCGCATGCGCAGACGATCAGCGGCAACATGGCCGCCGCGCGCAGGCGGTGCACGTGCCGGCTCATGCGTTGCGCACCGCGCGACGGCGTGCGCCGCGCTGCGTGCGCCACGCGCGCGGGCTCATGCCGAATTCGGCGCGAAATGCGTGATTGAAATTGGACACATCGTTAAAGCCGCTATCGAGCGCGATATCGACAATCTTCACGTCTTCATCGACGAGACCTAACGCCGCGTGACGCAGCCGCGCGCGCAGCACGTATTGATGCGGCGTCACGCCCGTGACGCGCTCGAATGTGCGCAAAAAGTAGAAATCGGACAGGCCGCACAATTGCGCGAGACGCGCGAGCGTATGCGGCGCATCGGGCGTTTCGTCGATCAGGCGCGCGGCCTGCGTCACGCGCGACCACGCGCTCGCGCTCGTCGATGCGGCATGGCGCTTCGCATCGGGTTGGGTCGCGCGCAACGTGGTGTCGGCGAGTTCGACGGCAAGTTCGTCCCATGCGGCATCGGACGCATCATGCGCCGCGCCGCTGCAAGCGCGCGCGATCAACCCCGAAAACGCACGCAGCGGCGGCATACGGCCGTGTCGAAACGATGCCTCGGCGCGAGACAAACCCATGTCGGCGGCAAGCCGTTCGAAGTACGCAGGCTGATAGTGAAACGACACGCAGCGGTCGCCAGGCGCATGCCGATGGCCACACTCGAAGCATTCGCCCGCGTTACCGAGCAGCAGCGAGCCGGGCGTGAGCAGTTCGCGCCCTGCTGCCGAGCGATAGCCGAACGCGCCCGCCGCCACCATCGCGATGCACACGCCCGCGTGCCGTTCCTCGAACGGCCGGTCGCGCGGGCCGAAGGTGCACAGCACGTCCGTCACCTGCCAGCCGTCGCCCGCCGCGATCGTGCGCATCTGCGTGTTGCCGGGCATGCCCAGCGCGTCGCGGCGTGCCAGCGCGGCTTCGAGTTCGACGGCAATTTTTCCCAAGATGTCACCTCGCGGGATTCGTATGCTCGTTTTATCACAACGTCGGCGGGCGCGGCACGATACACCCGCCTCCCTTTCAATCGACTTCAGCACAAGGAGCAACGTTCAATGAATGCATTGGATCAAGGTCTCGCCCGCGGGTTTCATGCAGCACTCGGCGCGCCTGGCCGCGCAGCCGACATCGACGCCGCGCATGACCTCTACGGCTGGCTCATCGGCAGCTGGGACATGGACGTGCTGCACTATCGCGTCGACGTGCGCGAGCGGCACCTGACGGGCGAGATTCACTTCGGCTGGGCGCTCGAAGGCCGCGCCGTGCAGGACGTGTGGATCATGCCGCGCCGCGCGGATCGCAACGCGTCGCGCGAGCCTGGCTTCGACATGTACGGCACGACGCTGCGCGTGTGGGACGCTTCGATCGAAGCGTGGCGCGTCACCTACATCAATCCGGCGATCGGCCAGCGCGACGAACTGGTCGGCCGGAAAATCGGCCGCGATATCGTGCAGATCGGCACGCATGCGGACGGCACGCCGATCCGCTGGAATTTCACCGATATCACCGACGACGCGTTCCGCTGGACGGGCGTCGCGCTCGCGCCGGACGGCGTCACGTGGAATCTGGAAGGCGAGTTCGTCGCGCGGCGCAGGCGCGGCTGAGCGGGCTCATGATCGCTGCCGCAGTTCCGCGCCCTCGTCCTTCGACAGCTTCACGAAGAAGAACAGCGAGCACAACACGGCCCCGCCGACCACGAAGAACGCCGGCGAGAAATCGCGCGCGGTGAGGTGCGCGGCGCTGCCGCCGTGCAGATGCGCCGTCAGCGCGAGCAGCGACGCGCCGAACGCGACGCCGAGACTCACCGACAGTTGCTGCGCCATGCCCGAGAGCGCCGTCGCGCGGCTCATCCGCGGCTTGGGCATGTCGGAGTAGCCGAGCGTGTTGAGCGTGACCATCGCGAGCGAATTGAACAGGCCGCCCACCAGCAGCACGCAGAAGATCAGCAGATGCGGCGTGTTGGGCGTGAAGAGCCCGTAGCACGCGTAGAAGCAGCCCGTCATGCAGGTCGCGACGATCAGCACCGTGCGAAAGCCGATGCGCCGGATCGCCGTGCCCATCACGGCACGCACGGCGAGCGAGCCCACCGCCGTCGCGACGCTCAGCGACCCCGACGTGAGCGGCGACAGGCCGAAGCCGAGTTGCAGCATCAACGGCATCAGAAACGGCGACGCGCCGATGCCGATGCGCAGCGGCATCCCGCCGAGCACGGCCGTCCGGTACGCCTTGAAGCGCAGCAGCAAGGGATCGATGATCGCGTCGGCGTGACGGCGGCTATACAGCCAGTACAGCAGCATCGACAGCGCGCCCGTGCCCGTGAACGCGAAAGTCACCCACGGCGGCACGAGCCCGCGCCCCGCCGTATCGAGACCGCCGACCAGACCGACGAGCCCCGTCGACAGCAGGACGAAGCCAGGCAGATCGAAGCGCTCGTCGATCGCTTCGTGCGTGTCGTCGATGAAGGCCAGTGCGCACAACACGCCGATCACGCCGAACGGCACGTTCAGCAAAAAGATCCAGCGCCACGACGTGATCGTGACCACAGCCCCGCCGAGCAACGGCCCGGCCAGCCGCCCCACGGCGCCCGGCACCGTGAACCACACCATCGCCGCGACCATCCGCGCGGGCGGCACGCTGCGCAGCAGGATCAGCCGCCCGACGGGCACCATCATCGCGCCGCCCATGCCCTGCAACACGCGAAACACGACGAGCTGCGGCAGCGACGTCGCGATGCCGCATAACGCCGAAGCCACTGAAAACAGGCCGATCGCCGAGCAGAACACGCGGCGTGCGCCGAAGCGGTCGGCAAGCCAGCCGCTCGCCGGCAGGAACACGGCGAGACTGAGCAGATAGGAAGTGATCGCGAGATTCAGATGCAGCGCCTCGACGCCGAGCGAGCGCGCGATGGAAGGCAGCGCGGTCGCCATGATCGACGTATCGAGGTTTTGCAGGAACAGCGGACAGGCAACGATCAGCGGAATGATGCGGGCGCGGTCGGTCATCCTTTTCTTTTACCGCAAAACGCCCGCGTGTGGCGAGCACCGCTGCACCGCACGGTATTACGGTTTGTTGCGCCCGCTTCTACGTTCGCTTCTACGTATGCTTCCGCGCCCGTTCCGCTGTCAGCGCGCCGTTTCTTCGAGCGCGCGAAGCAACGAAAGCGCGATGCCGCGCGCCGCGAGCTTCACTTCATCGAGCGATGGGAAGGTCGGCGCGATACGCAGATGGCGGTCTTCTTCGTCGCGTCCGTACGGATATGCGGCGCCTGCCGGCGTCAGCACGAGCCCCGCTTCCGCTGCCAGCGCGACCGTGCGTTTCGCATAGCCCTTCGGCACATAGAGGCTGATGAAATAGCCGCCCTCCGGACGATTCCACGACACATCGGGCACGTCCGCGAGCAGCGCTTCGAAGGCAGCCACCACCGCGTCGAACTTCGGCCGCAGCAGCGCGCGATGTTGCGCCATCAAACGTTCGAGACCGGCGCGATCGCGCAGATAACGCAGATGGCGCAACTGGTTCAGCTTGTCGGGACCGATCGTGCGCACGCCCATGTGCTTCTGCCACCAGCCGACATTGCGCGCCGACGACGCCAGAAACGCGATGCTGCCGCCCGCCACCGTCACCTTCGACAGCGACGCGAACACGAGCGCGCGATCCGCATGCCCCGCCCGTTCGCACAGTTCGACGATGTTGGGTGTCGTATGCAGCGTGTCCGTCAAATGATGAAAGCGATAGGCATCGTCCCAGAAGAGCCGGAAATCGGACGCGGCGGCGGGCATCGCGGCCAGACGTTCGATCGTTTCGCGCGACCAGATTGCGCCGCTCGGGTTGCTGTAGAGCGGCATGCACCAGATGCCCTTGATCGACGCATCGCTCTTCACATGCGCTTCCACGACGTCCATATCTGGGCCGTCCTGCGTCGTCGGCACGGGAATCATGCGGATGCCGAGCGCCTCGCAGATCGCGAAGTGCCGGTCGTAACCCGGCACGGGACACAGAAACGCGACCTCGCCCTGCTTGCTCCACGGCGCATCGCCGGGCATGCCGTAGAGCATCGCGAACGCGAGCGCATCGTGCATCAGTTCGAGGCTCGAATTGCCTGCTGCAACCACTTGCGCCGGGTCGACGTCGAGCAGTTGCGCGCCCAGTTCGCGCGCCTCGGGCAAGCCAGGCAGATGCCCATAGTTGCGGCAGTCGATGCCGTCGCGCGACATGAAGCCTGCCGTACCCGCTTCGTCGAGCAGCGCGCGCGACAGGTCCAACTGTTCGGGCGACGGCTTGCCGCGCGACATGTCGAGCCGCATCGCAAGCTGTTTGAATTCGTCGTAGGTGGTCGGCGTGGTCATGAGGTCCCCGTTTGAAGTTCGGTATGAAGCCAGCGTATGAAACCTAGTATGCAGCCGCCCCCGAGTTCAGACAAACGCGTTATATTGAACATTTCGATCAATATTTCTGATAGCGCAGATACGGATGAAAGCCCTCGATCTCGACGTGCTCGCGATGTTCGTCGCCATCGCCGACACGGGCAGTTTCGTGCGCGGCGCAGCGCTCGTGCATCGTTCGCAATCGGCGCTGAGCATGCAGATCCGCTCGCTCGAAACGGCGCTCGGCAAGCCGCTTTTCGTGCGCGGGCCGCGCAGCGTCACGCTCACGCAGGACGGCCAGGTGATGCTCAGCTACGCGCGCCGCATGCTCGCGCTGCGCGACGAAGCGTGGGCGTCTGTCGTGCATCCCGAAGTGACAGGTCGCGTGGCGATCGGCGTGCCGGACGATTACGCGTCGTCGCTGCTGCCGTCCGTGCTGCGCACCTTCTCGGCGACGTATCCGAAGGTCGAAATTCAGGTGGTCAGCTTGCCGAGCAATGCGCTCGCGCCGCTTCTGAAGGACAACAAGATCGACCTCGCGTGCGTCACGCGTGTGAAGGGCCTGGCGGGCGAATTCATCCGGCTCGAACCGATGGTCTGGGCGGGCACGTCCACGGCGGGACGTGAAGTGTGGAAGGAGCGGCCGCTGCCGATTGCGCTGTTCGGTGTCGGCAGTGTTGCGCGCGCGAATGCGATCCAGACGCTCGAACGCGCGAAGATCGCGTATCGCACGTCGTATGAGAGCCCGAGTCTGATGGGCCTGTTCAGCATGGTCGATGCGGGTCTCGCGGTTGCGCCGCTCGCGCGCTGCGCGGTGCCCGAGCGCTTCGTCACGCTGGGGCGCCAGCATGGTCTGCCGAAACTGCCTGAACTGGAGATCATCCTCGCGCGCAGCGCACGCTCGAACCGGCCGCCTTGCGACTATCTCGCTGAACAGATTCTCAGCGAACTGCGGGACTGAGCCCCGCGCGATATCCCGATGCTCAACCCTCTTCGCCCAGTTGCACGAGCAACGCATGCAGCCGCTCGGTGTGACGCAACAGCATGATCCGATGCTTGTCGATCTGTTCGAGACGGCCCGCGAGATCGGCCGTGATCGGATCGTCGAGTTCCGCTGCCGACAGCACGTCTTCGACTTTCGCGCGCACCGATGCAAACTCCACGGGCGGATGCGTAAGCGAACGCTCGAAGCGCCGCACTTCCTGCACGGCGAGATCGCGCACCTTGCGGAAATACGCCTGCCGCCGATGCAGTTCGGCTTCGAGCACATCGTCTTCGGGACGGCGCTGCGGCTGCTGGCCGAAGATCGGTTCGGGCGGACGCAACACTGACTTCTTGCGCACAGGATGCGCGGTGCCGCGAAAGCGCGCGAGCGGCGCTTCGTTGTCGATTGCGTCGCGCGCGTTACCGGGGACGTCGGACGCCTCGTGCGGCGCATCCATCCAGCCGCCCGGCAGCCCTGTCACAGCTTCGACGCCACGCACGAATTCTTCGCTGAAGTCGCGCTGGCCGGCGAGCATCAGCTTCAGATACGACGCGGAGAAAGTCATCATCCGCGCGAGCCGCGCGGCCGCACCGACGTCGCGCGTCAGCAGGCCAAGATTGGCCCGCCAGATGGGTAGCAGGGATTCGTCGGAATATTCCATCGCTGGGTCTTCCTTCATCAGTCTTGCTGCTGGCGCCTGTGTGCCTCTGTACCTGCATCGAGCGGGCCGCACGCGCCGCAAGGCGCATGCCCGTGCGCCGCGTCCGACAAAGATAGACGCATCGCTACGCGGCGCGCAACCAGATTCGCACGGCGGATGCAGCACAAAGACAACACTGGCGCGCATCGCAGCGCGTGTGCACTTCACTGATGAATTGACCCCGCATGGGACGTTGCGTTCCATGTGCGGTGGCAACGGAGCATGCGGAGGACGCGCGGAGCGCGATGTCCGCGCGCGCATGCTCCGTTTAGATACGCTTCTGTGTGGCCGTGTTCAGGCAGAAGCGACGCGATTGAGCGCCGTCTTCACGAGCTTTTCCAGCAGCGGTTCGATCTTCGTCGCGAGCGCTTCGTCGTACGCGTACGGCATCTGCTCCTGCATATACGTGATCTGCGACAGCTCCAGCTGCACCGCATGCACGCCCTGTTCACGCTGGCCGTAGTGGCGCGTGATATAGCCGCCCTTGAAGCGTCCGTTCGCGACGGCCGTATAGCCGCCATGTTCTTCGACGATTTTCGCCAGCGCTTCGGCGAGTCCTGCCACTGCGCTCTCGCCGTTCGACGTGCCGAAGTTGAAGTCGGGCAAACGACCGTCGAAGAAACGCGGCACGTGCGAGCGGATCGAATGCGCTTCCCACAGCAGCACCTTGCCATGCTGCGCCTTCAATGCGGCCAGTTCCCCCTGCAACGCTTCGTGATACGGCTGCCAGTACAGATCGCGACGCCGTGCGACTTCGGCATCGTCGGGCAGACAGCCGTCGCGATAGAGCGGCTCCTTGTCGAAGGTATCGACGGGCAGCAGGCCTGTCGTGTCCTGTCCCGGATAGAGATTTGCGCCATCGGGCGGACGGTTCAGGTCGATCACGTAGCGCGCGTACGTGGGCGCGAGAATCGATGCGCCCATGCGTTTCGCAAACGCATAAAGGCGGTCGAGATGCCAGTCGCAATCGTCGGTGCGCGTGGCGACGTCCGTCATCTGCGCGGCGATATCGGCGGGAATGCGCGTGCCCAGATGCGGGATCGAAATCAGGAACGGCAACGTTCCCCGATGCAGCGAGAAGACAGGCAAATCGTTAGTGGCAGTCATGTCGTCAGGGCTTCCCAAGGTTGAGTCGTAGCGCGTACCTTGCGCTTTACTTCAGCAGTTCGGCAAGCGCCGCGCGATAGTTCGCATACGCGTGCTCCTCGTCGCGATGACGTCGATTGTCGACGACCTTCGCGCCGCCCGCATACACGTCGCGCACAGGCGTTTCGCCATGCTCGCAGAACACGGCGCCCGACAGCCACGCATCGCTCGTCTGCTCCGCGATGTTCGGATGATTCGCATCGAGCACCATGAAATCGGCGCGCGCGCCCGTCTTCAGTGCGCCAACAGCACGTCCCGTCGCGAGCGCGCCGCCTTCCAGCGACGCCGCATAGAGACGGTCCGCGACACGCGGTGTTTGCGTCGACGCGAGCACGTTGCGCTGACGCCTCGACAAACGTTGACCGTATTCGAGCAGGCGCAGTTCCGCACGCCAGTCGACGCCGATATGACTATCGCTGCCGACGCCGATGCGCCCCTGTTGCTCCAGATAATCGTGCGCGGGGAAAATACCGTCGCCGAGATTTGCTTCCGTTGTCAGGCACAGGCCCGCAATCGCGCCGCTCTTCGCGAGGTTCGCTGTTTCATTCGCGTCGATATGCGTCGCGTGCACGAGGCACCAGCGCTGATCGACATCGAAACGGTCGAGCAGCCATTGCACGGGCCGCGCGCCTTCCGTTTCGATGCAGGCGTCCACTTCCGCTGTCTGTTCGGCGATATGGATATGCACGGGCGCGCCTGGCGACATCGCATCGAGTCCATTCAGCAGCGTGCGCAGCGAATCGTTCGATACCGCGCGCAGCGAATGGGGCGCTACGCCATAGCGCAACGCGCCATGTTCGGGGCGCGCGCGGCGCAGCGTATGGAGCAGCGCGAGCAGACTGTCGGGCGTATTGATGAAGCGGCGCTGATCGTCGCGCGGCGGCTGCGCACCGAAGCCCGCATACTGATACAGCACGGGCAGCATCGTGATGCCGATGCCGCTCGCGCCCGCGGCATCGACCACGCGCTGCGCGAGTTCGGCCTCGTTCGCATAGCGCTGGCCGTCCTGCATGTGATGCACGTAATGAAATTCGCAGACGGACGTGTAGCCCGCCTTGAGCATTTCGATGTACAGCCATTGCGCAATCGACGCCAGCCCTTCCGGCGTGATGCGCGCCGCGAAGCGGTACATCAGGTCGCGCCAGCTCCAGAAGCTGTCGACGGCATTTGCACGGTATTCGGTGAGGCCCGCCATCGCGCGCTGAAATGCGTGCGAGTGCAGATTCGGCATGCCGGGCAACACCGGGCCGTGCGCTCTCGCGACGCCGGCGGGCGCTTGCGTATCGGGCGTGACTGACGTTAGAGCGCCGCTAGCATCCCATTGCAGCAGCACGTTTTGCCGCCAGCCTTCGGGCAAAAACGCGTTATCGGCAAACAGCGATTGATTGGCTTGAGTCATGTTCAATTCCGCGTAAAGACCGTCTCGCCGCCGCGCACGACGCGCTCGCACAGCGGCCGGCCGATCCAGTAAGCAAGCTCCGCAAGCGACTGCACCGACCACACCGCGAAGTCGGCGGCGCGACCCACGGCAAGCGTGCCGTGCGTGTCCGCCTTGCCGAGCGCCTGCGCCGCGTGACGCGTCACGCCTTGCAGCACTTCGGGCACTGTCATGCGGAACAGCGTCGTCGCCATGTTCATCATCAGCGGCAGCGAAGTCGCGGGCGACGTGCCCGGATTGCTGTCCGTCGAAATCGCAATCGGCACGCCGTAGCGGCGCAGCAGGTCGACAGGCGGCAACTGCGTTTCGCGGATGAAGTAGAACGCGCCCGGCAACAGCACGGCGACCGTGCCCGATTCCTTCATCGCGACGACGCCCGCTTCGTCGAGAAACTCCAGGTGATCCGCCGACAATGCGCGATGCCGCGCGGCAAGCGCCGTGCCGCCCGCGTTCGACAGTTGCTCCGCGTGCATCTTCACAGGCAACCCACGACGCGCCGCCGCATTGAACACGCGCTCGCTCTGCTCGAGCGAAAAGCCGATGCGCTCGCAAAACACGTCGACGGCATCGACGAGTCCTTCGTCGGCGAGTGCGGGCAGCATGCGCTCGCACACTTCGTCGATGTAATCGTCGGCGCGGCC
This genomic interval from Paraburkholderia sabiae contains the following:
- the hutG gene encoding N-formylglutamate deformylase, whose amino-acid sequence is MTATNDLPVFSLHRGTLPFLISIPHLGTRIPADIAAQMTDVATRTDDCDWHLDRLYAFAKRMGASILAPTYARYVIDLNRPPDGANLYPGQDTTGLLPVDTFDKEPLYRDGCLPDDAEVARRRDLYWQPYHEALQGELAALKAQHGKVLLWEAHSIRSHVPRFFDGRLPDFNFGTSNGESAVAGLAEALAKIVEEHGGYTAVANGRFKGGYITRHYGQREQGVHAVQLELSQITYMQEQMPYAYDEALATKIEPLLEKLVKTALNRVASA
- the hutI gene encoding imidazolonepropionase, whose product is MKQTVWNHLKLCPQGDPNQTIDDAAIAVENGHIAWLGAARELPTQYAAWPREDLGGAWVTPGLVDCHTHLVYGGQRADEFAQRLAGVSYEEIAKQGGGIVSTVRATRAADEASLFAQSAARLEAMLAEGVTAIEIKSGYGLDLQSERKMLRVARQLGERYPVTVYTTFLGAHALPPEFAGRADDYIDEVCERMLPALADEGLVDAVDVFCERIGFSLEQSERVFNAAARRGLPVKMHAEQLSNAGGTALAARHRALSADHLEFLDEAGVVAMKESGTVAVLLPGAFYFIRETQLPPVDLLRRYGVPIAISTDSNPGTSPATSLPLMMNMATTLFRMTVPEVLQGVTRHAAQALGKADTHGTLAVGRAADFAVWSVQSLAELAYWIGRPLCERVVRGGETVFTRN
- a CDS encoding formimidoylglutamate deiminase, which encodes MTQANQSLFADNAFLPEGWRQNVLLQWDASGALTSVTPDTQAPAGVARAHGPVLPGMPNLHSHAFQRAMAGLTEYRANAVDSFWSWRDLMYRFAARITPEGLASIAQWLYIEMLKAGYTSVCEFHYVHHMQDGQRYANEAELAQRVVDAAGASGIGITMLPVLYQYAGFGAQPPRDDQRRFINTPDSLLALLHTLRRARPEHGALRYGVAPHSLRAVSNDSLRTLLNGLDAMSPGAPVHIHIAEQTAEVDACIETEGARPVQWLLDRFDVDQRWCLVHATHIDANETANLAKSGAIAGLCLTTEANLGDGIFPAHDYLEQQGRIGVGSDSHIGVDWRAELRLLEYGQRLSRRQRNVLASTQTPRVADRLYAASLEGGALATGRAVGALKTGARADFMVLDANHPNIAEQTSDAWLSGAVFCEHGETPVRDVYAGGAKVVDNRRHRDEEHAYANYRAALAELLK